The Thermovirga sp. nucleotide sequence GCTCGCCACATATCCCTATCTGTAGTTGAGGACGTTTCTCCTTTCCCTCAGTCACTGCTATGGCCATGAGCCTGCCAACTCCTTCACGGTCCAGTTCGTGGAAGGGATTATCGGGGAGGACACCGTCATTGACGTACTGGGCCAGGAACTTGCCCTCCGCGTCGTCCCTGGAATAACCGAAGGTCGTCTGGGTGAGGTCGTTGGTCCCGAAGCTGAAGAATTCGGCGAATTCGGCGATGTCCCCCGCGACTA carries:
- a CDS encoding pyruvate, phosphate dikinase (catalyzes the formation of phosphoenolpyruvate from pyruvate); amino-acid sequence: VAGDIAEFAEFFSFGTNDLTQTTFGYSRDDAEGKFLAQYVNDGVLPDNPFHELDREGVGRLMAIAVTEGKEKRPQLQIGICGEHGGDPRSIAFCHQLGLDYVSCSPFRIPVARLSAAHSRLGLLD